A genomic region of Prevotella scopos JCM 17725 contains the following coding sequences:
- a CDS encoding bifunctional methionine sulfoxide reductase B/A protein: MRNILSILCTLILPTFVEAATCGLLITGTASCTNKTKTTMTQTDSIIAPKTKFTRPDDATLRKMLTPEQYAVTQQAATERPFTNEYDHEFREGIYVDITTGEPLFSSTDKFDSGCGWPAFSKPIDKKVITNHTDTSHGMVRTEVRSKTGKAHLGHVFDDGPAATGGKRYCINSASLRFIPLEEMKAKGYEAYIKLVRPMKEIYVAGGCFWGTEHYLKQIEGVTATEVGYANGIIKNPTYEEVCTDKTQFAEAVHITYDPKVISLDFLLGLYFKSIDPTSINKQGNDRGSQYRTGVYYTAPADLPIIKKVFKEEQKHINGKIAVEVKPLKNFYPAEEYHQDYLDKHPTGYCHLPAALFEYARKAKMNK; the protein is encoded by the coding sequence ATGCGTAACATTTTATCCATATTGTGCACACTGATTCTTCCGACCTTTGTTGAAGCCGCAACTTGTGGCTTATTAATAACAGGAACAGCATCTTGCACAAACAAGACCAAGACAACTATGACACAAACTGATTCTATCATCGCTCCTAAGACGAAGTTCACACGTCCTGATGATGCGACATTACGAAAGATGCTTACCCCCGAACAGTATGCTGTAACACAGCAGGCTGCCACCGAACGACCTTTCACCAACGAGTATGACCATGAGTTCAGAGAGGGAATCTATGTAGATATCACAACCGGCGAACCGCTGTTCTCTTCTACTGATAAGTTCGATTCTGGTTGCGGTTGGCCAGCTTTTTCAAAACCAATCGACAAGAAAGTCATTACAAACCACACCGACACATCACATGGTATGGTGCGTACGGAAGTGAGAAGCAAGACAGGTAAGGCGCACCTTGGCCACGTCTTTGATGACGGACCAGCAGCGACTGGGGGCAAAAGATATTGTATCAACAGTGCTTCGTTACGTTTCATCCCACTCGAAGAGATGAAAGCAAAAGGCTACGAAGCCTATATTAAATTAGTAAGACCAATGAAAGAAATTTATGTAGCAGGTGGTTGCTTCTGGGGAACAGAGCATTACCTCAAACAGATAGAGGGCGTTACGGCTACCGAAGTAGGGTATGCCAACGGCATTATCAAGAACCCTACGTATGAGGAGGTATGCACAGATAAGACACAGTTTGCCGAGGCTGTACACATAACCTACGACCCTAAGGTTATAAGTTTGGACTTCTTGCTCGGCTTATACTTTAAGTCTATCGACCCAACGAGCATAAACAAGCAGGGTAACGACCGTGGCAGCCAATATCGAACAGGCGTTTACTACACCGCCCCTGCCGACCTCCCGATAATAAAAAAAGTATTTAAAGAGGAGCAGAAGCACATCAACGGAAAGATTGCCGTTGAAGTGAAACCGCTCAAGAACTTCTACCCTGCTGAAGAATACCACCAAGATTATCTTGACAAACATCCAACTGGTTATTGCCATTTACCTGCTGCACTCTTCGAGTATGCACGCAAAGCTAAGATGAATAAATAA
- a CDS encoding N-acetylmuramoyl-L-alanine amidase-like domain-containing protein, producing METQPEADTIPAASTTEKTDTLPTYIDRYTKADSNMVCQLLQEFVLQRQQLTNEQLIIGIARKFIGIPYVSHSLDKNDDEKLVVNLHGLDCTTYVETVTALTLCAKKNEIRFSDYVRQLEQLRYRGGKLSYINRLHYFHWWLEDNERMGFVKEIDTPNPPFMAVQTLKINYMSQNAGLYDMLKHNPERVAELKKLEDATNGTKLRYIPKSLLNNSKLLREVVRDGDILAIVTSKRELDTTHLGFAVWHKDGLHLLNASNLRKNGNQVVDPVETLYNYMMARPANLGIRVVRIL from the coding sequence ATGGAGACACAACCAGAGGCAGACACTATTCCTGCGGCTTCGACTACAGAAAAAACAGATACGTTACCAACCTATATTGATCGATACACCAAGGCTGATAGTAATATGGTTTGTCAGTTGTTACAGGAATTTGTGCTACAGCGACAGCAACTCACCAATGAACAGCTTATCATCGGGATTGCACGAAAGTTTATTGGCATACCTTATGTATCTCATTCTTTGGATAAAAACGACGATGAAAAACTTGTTGTCAATCTGCATGGATTAGACTGCACGACTTACGTTGAGACTGTTACTGCGTTGACGCTTTGTGCAAAGAAGAATGAAATCCGTTTCTCAGACTATGTTCGTCAGTTAGAACAATTACGCTATCGTGGTGGTAAGCTGAGTTATATAAATCGTCTACACTATTTTCATTGGTGGCTGGAAGATAATGAGCGTATGGGTTTTGTTAAAGAGATTGATACTCCTAATCCTCCTTTTATGGCTGTTCAGACGCTGAAAATCAACTATATGAGTCAGAATGCGGGACTATATGATATGTTGAAGCATAACCCAGAGCGTGTTGCTGAACTAAAGAAATTAGAGGATGCTACCAATGGAACAAAGCTACGCTATATCCCTAAGAGCTTGCTTAACAATAGTAAATTACTTCGAGAGGTAGTTCGTGATGGTGATATTCTTGCGATTGTAACCAGTAAGCGCGAGTTAGACACAACGCATCTTGGTTTTGCTGTGTGGCATAAAGATGGTCTTCATTTACTTAATGCCTCTAATTTGAGGAAGAATGGTAATCAGGTTGTCGATCCTGTTGAGACACTCTATAACTACATGATGGCTCGTCCTGCTAATCTTGGAATACGTGTTGTGCGTATTCTATAA